Proteins from a single region of Flavobacterium sp. YJ01:
- a CDS encoding DoxX family membrane protein, which yields MKNITILEAGLILRIVLAITMLSAVADRFGIWGAPGSNGVAWGNWENFVIYTNTLNPYANKSTAEILGAIATFLEVLLSLLLLFGFKTRLAALGTAFLLFFFGFAMAVSVSVKAPLDYSVWTSAAAALLLANIGKSSYAVDNRI from the coding sequence ATGAAAAACATAACCATACTAGAAGCAGGTTTAATTTTAAGAATAGTTTTAGCAATCACAATGCTTTCGGCGGTAGCTGATCGATTTGGAATTTGGGGAGCACCCGGCTCAAATGGCGTTGCTTGGGGAAATTGGGAAAACTTCGTTATTTATACCAATACTTTAAATCCTTATGCAAACAAATCCACAGCAGAAATTTTGGGCGCAATCGCTACTTTTTTAGAAGTTTTACTGAGTTTATTATTGCTTTTCGGATTTAAAACAAGACTCGCTGCTTTAGGAACTGCTTTTTTACTTTTCTTTTTCGGGTTTGCAATGGCAGTTTCTGTTTCTGTAAAAGCACCTTTAGATTATTCGGTTTGGACAAGCGCAGCGGCGGCATTACTTCTTGCCAATATTGGTAAATCATCCTATGCCGTTGACAATAGGATATAG